In the genome of Xanthomonas translucens pv. cerealis, one region contains:
- a CDS encoding cytochrome c oxidase assembly protein, whose product MNAPAPRVHSSAGLFKLVGVALAVFVLTFSLVPLYRIACEKVFGVRLERGPGEGPQAGKPLLGKRMVKIEFDGGVNSKLPWSFHPEQLTMQVVPGELNEALYYARNDSARAIVGSAVPSVAPSRASGYFTKTECFCFTAQTLQAGEKRDMPVRFIVDPNLPGDITTITLSYTFYKNDALSAELESPKLAGSVRAAP is encoded by the coding sequence ATGAACGCGCCGGCGCCGCGAGTGCACAGCAGCGCTGGGCTGTTCAAGCTGGTCGGCGTGGCGCTGGCGGTGTTCGTGCTGACCTTCTCGCTGGTGCCGCTGTACCGCATCGCTTGCGAGAAGGTGTTCGGCGTGCGCCTGGAGCGCGGCCCGGGCGAAGGCCCTCAGGCGGGCAAGCCGCTGCTCGGCAAGCGCATGGTCAAGATCGAGTTCGACGGCGGGGTCAATTCCAAGCTGCCGTGGTCGTTCCATCCCGAACAGCTCACCATGCAGGTGGTGCCGGGCGAACTCAACGAAGCGCTGTACTACGCGCGCAACGACAGCGCACGCGCCATCGTCGGCAGCGCGGTGCCGTCGGTGGCGCCGTCGCGCGCCTCCGGCTACTTCACCAAGACCGAGTGCTTCTGCTTCACCGCGCAGACCTTGCAGGCCGGCGAGAAACGCGACATGCCGGTGCGCTTCATCGTCGATCCGAACCTGCCCGGCGACATCACCACCATCACCCTGTCCTACACCTTCTACAAGAACGATGCGCTGAGCGCGGAACTGGAATCGCCGAAACTGGCCGGTTCCGTGCGCGCGGCCCCTTGA
- the ctaD gene encoding cytochrome c oxidase subunit I: MAHSAVDHHDEHGHQQSFVERWLFSTNHKDIGTLYLLFSFIMFIIGAGMSVVIRAELAQPGLQFVKPEFFNQMTTVHALVMIFGGVMPAFVGLANWMIPLQIGAPDMALPRMNNWSFWLLPVAFSLLLLTLFLPGGAPAGGWTLYPPLSLQGGYNVAFSVFAIHVAGISSIMGAINIIATVLNMRAPGIDLLKMPIFCWAWLITAFLLIAVMPVLAGAVTMLLTDKFFGTSFFNAAGGGDPVMFQHIFWFFGHPEVYIMILPAFGVVSEIIPTFSRKPLFGYQAMVYAIAAIAFLSFIVWAHHMFTVGMPLGGEIYFMFATMLISIPTGVKVFNWVSTMWQGSLTFEAPMLWAVSFVILFTIGGFSGLMLAIVPADFQYHDTYFVVAHFHYVLVTGAVFGLIAAVYYWWPKWTGRMYSEAWGKFHFWWTMLFVNLLFFPQHFLGLAGMPRRIPDYNVVFADWNLVSSIGAFGMFVTPFLMAGILLASLRNGARAEARAWEGARGLEWTVPSPAPAHTFTLPPVLKPGDLAHDDISH, from the coding sequence ATGGCCCATTCCGCAGTCGATCACCACGACGAGCACGGGCATCAGCAGAGCTTCGTGGAACGGTGGTTGTTCTCCACCAACCACAAGGACATCGGCACGCTGTACCTGCTTTTCAGCTTCATCATGTTCATCATCGGCGCTGGGATGAGCGTGGTGATCCGCGCGGAACTGGCGCAACCGGGCCTGCAGTTCGTCAAGCCCGAGTTCTTCAACCAGATGACCACCGTGCATGCGCTGGTGATGATCTTCGGCGGGGTGATGCCGGCCTTCGTCGGCCTGGCCAACTGGATGATCCCGTTGCAGATCGGCGCGCCGGACATGGCCCTGCCGCGTATGAACAACTGGTCGTTCTGGCTGCTGCCGGTGGCCTTCAGCCTGCTGCTGCTGACCCTGTTCCTGCCCGGTGGCGCGCCGGCCGGCGGCTGGACCCTGTATCCGCCGCTGTCGCTGCAGGGCGGCTACAACGTCGCCTTCAGCGTGTTCGCGATCCACGTCGCCGGCATCAGCTCGATCATGGGCGCGATCAACATCATCGCCACCGTGCTGAACATGCGCGCGCCGGGCATCGACCTGCTGAAGATGCCCATCTTCTGCTGGGCCTGGCTGATCACCGCGTTCCTGCTGATCGCGGTGATGCCGGTGCTGGCCGGCGCGGTGACCATGCTGCTGACCGACAAATTCTTCGGCACCAGCTTCTTCAACGCCGCCGGCGGTGGCGACCCGGTGATGTTCCAGCACATCTTCTGGTTCTTCGGCCATCCCGAGGTCTACATCATGATCCTGCCTGCGTTCGGCGTGGTCAGCGAGATCATCCCGACCTTCAGCCGCAAGCCGCTGTTCGGCTACCAGGCGATGGTGTACGCGATCGCCGCGATCGCGTTCCTGAGCTTCATCGTCTGGGCGCACCACATGTTCACCGTAGGCATGCCGCTGGGCGGCGAGATCTACTTCATGTTCGCCACCATGCTGATCTCCATCCCCACCGGAGTGAAGGTGTTCAACTGGGTCAGTACCATGTGGCAGGGCTCGCTGACCTTCGAGGCGCCGATGCTGTGGGCGGTGTCGTTCGTCATCCTGTTCACCATCGGCGGCTTCTCCGGGCTGATGTTGGCGATCGTGCCGGCCGACTTCCAGTACCACGACACCTATTTCGTGGTCGCCCACTTCCATTACGTGCTGGTCACCGGCGCGGTGTTCGGGCTGATCGCCGCGGTCTACTACTGGTGGCCGAAGTGGACCGGGCGCATGTACAGCGAGGCCTGGGGCAAGTTCCATTTCTGGTGGACGATGCTGTTCGTCAATCTGCTGTTCTTCCCGCAGCATTTCCTCGGTCTGGCCGGCATGCCGCGGCGTATCCCCGACTACAACGTGGTGTTCGCCGACTGGAACCTGGTCAGCTCGATCGGCGCGTTCGGCATGTTCGTCACCCCGTTCCTGATGGCCGGCATCCTGCTGGCGTCGCTGCGCAACGGCGCGCGCGCCGAGGCGCGTGCATGGGAAGGCGCGCGCGGCCTTGAGTGGACCGTGCCGTCGCCGGCGCCGGCGCACACCTTCACTCTGCCGCCGGTGCTCAAGCCCGGCGACCTGGCCCACGACGACATCAGCCACTGA
- a CDS encoding SURF1 family protein: MTLAASPRVAARAHMPPWLGWCLALAVALGFCALGRWQLLRMHEKRALLAQAAHIRERPQALAAALHTLRPAQLAWVHGDGRFLPGQILLDNQLRRGRSGVKVYQPFLADGASAPLLVELGWLPLPADRALPRPVPLQGRHALVGLLGPAPSHGLTLGPALVAAPAPQLWLAMRIEPAAIGQALGHRDILSQVLRLDPALPLGYPRDLDMLPNTLSPERHLGYAVQWFGLALAVLITAGLLSWRARKGRGGR; this comes from the coding sequence ATGACCCTCGCCGCGTCCCCGCGCGTCGCCGCGCGCGCGCACATGCCGCCGTGGCTGGGTTGGTGCCTCGCGCTGGCGGTGGCGCTGGGATTCTGCGCGCTCGGCCGCTGGCAATTGCTGCGCATGCACGAGAAACGAGCCTTGCTCGCGCAGGCCGCGCACATCCGCGAGCGTCCGCAGGCGCTGGCCGCTGCGCTGCACACGCTGCGGCCAGCGCAACTAGCCTGGGTGCACGGCGATGGCCGCTTCCTGCCAGGACAGATCCTGCTCGACAACCAACTGCGCCGGGGCCGCAGCGGGGTCAAGGTCTACCAGCCGTTCCTGGCCGATGGCGCATCGGCGCCGCTGCTGGTAGAACTGGGTTGGTTGCCGTTGCCGGCGGACCGCGCATTGCCCAGGCCGGTGCCGTTGCAAGGGCGGCACGCGCTGGTCGGCCTGCTTGGGCCGGCGCCCTCGCACGGGCTGACTTTGGGGCCGGCGCTGGTCGCCGCGCCGGCGCCGCAGCTGTGGCTGGCGATGCGCATCGAGCCGGCGGCGATCGGCCAGGCGCTCGGCCACCGCGACATTTTGTCGCAGGTGCTGCGCCTGGATCCGGCGCTGCCGCTGGGCTACCCGCGCGACCTGGACATGCTGCCGAACACGCTGTCGCCCGAGCGCCACCTGGGTTACGCGGTGCAATGGTTCGGCCTGGCGCTGGCCGTGCTGATCACCGCGGGCCTGCTCAGCTGGCGCGCGCGCAAGGGGCGAGGCGGGCGCTGA
- the cyoE gene encoding heme o synthase: MSAKGIYWRDYWDLTKPKVVALIVFTALVGMCLAVPGVPTWAQVRTGLIGFFGIWLAASAAAAINQLLDARIDAQMARTSWRPLVVGKVLPWQVLLFATALTALSMAILVIWVNPITAVLTFASLIGYAVIYTVFLKRTTPQNIVIGGLAGAAPPLLGWAAITGMQGQWDWAYASLLVLIIFVWTPPHFWALAIFRRADYAKASIPMLPVTHGVAHTRKQILVYTLLLAVVTLLPVAVGMSGVFYLGGTLVLNAVFVWYAWRMLDPPDEMFSMRMFGYSIVYLMALFAFLLVDHWLLPG; the protein is encoded by the coding sequence ATGAGCGCGAAGGGCATCTACTGGCGCGACTACTGGGACCTGACCAAGCCCAAGGTGGTGGCGCTGATCGTGTTCACCGCGCTGGTCGGCATGTGCCTGGCGGTTCCCGGCGTGCCGACCTGGGCGCAGGTGCGCACCGGCCTGATCGGCTTCTTCGGCATCTGGCTGGCGGCCTCGGCCGCGGCGGCGATCAACCAGTTGCTGGACGCGCGCATCGACGCGCAGATGGCGCGCACCTCGTGGCGGCCGCTGGTAGTGGGTAAGGTGCTGCCGTGGCAGGTGCTGCTGTTCGCCACAGCGCTGACCGCACTGTCGATGGCGATCCTGGTGATCTGGGTCAACCCCATCACCGCGGTGCTGACGTTCGCCTCGCTGATCGGCTATGCGGTGATCTACACCGTGTTCCTGAAGCGCACCACGCCGCAGAACATCGTCATCGGCGGCCTGGCCGGCGCGGCGCCGCCGCTGCTGGGCTGGGCCGCGATCACCGGCATGCAGGGGCAGTGGGACTGGGCCTATGCGTCGCTGCTGGTGCTGATCATCTTCGTGTGGACGCCGCCGCACTTCTGGGCGCTGGCGATCTTCCGCCGCGCCGACTACGCCAAGGCGTCGATCCCGATGCTGCCGGTCACCCATGGCGTGGCGCATACGCGCAAGCAGATCCTGGTGTACACGCTGCTGCTGGCGGTGGTGACGCTGCTGCCGGTGGCGGTGGGCATGAGCGGGGTGTTCTACCTCGGCGGCACGCTGGTGCTGAACGCGGTGTTCGTCTGGTACGCCTGGCGCATGCTCGACCCGCCGGACGAGATGTTCTCGATGCGCATGTTCGGCTATTCGATCGTGTACCTGATGGCGCTGTTCGCGTTCCTGCTGGTGGATCACTGGTTGTTGCCGGGCTGA
- a CDS encoding twin transmembrane helix small protein, whose protein sequence is MNDSLKTLLIVVFLLVILWNLGAGLYYLLVDRGQSERTVNALTWRIGLSVCLILLVILGIYTGVIKPHGLGR, encoded by the coding sequence ATGAACGACTCGCTGAAAACCCTGCTGATCGTCGTGTTCCTGCTGGTCATTCTGTGGAACCTCGGCGCCGGCCTCTACTACCTGTTGGTGGACCGCGGCCAGAGCGAGCGCACGGTGAACGCACTGACCTGGCGCATCGGCCTATCAGTGTGTCTGATTCTGCTGGTGATCCTGGGGATTTATACCGGGGTGATCAAGCCGCATGGGTTGGGGCGGTAG
- a CDS encoding cytochrome c oxidase subunit 3, translating to MAQPSTDATAYYVPSHSRWPFIGSIAMFVTMIGVASWLNDAAWGKWTFFTGIAMLMATLFMWFGDVIRESIAGHYNRQVDVSFRMGMVWFIFSEVMFFGAFFGALFYTRTFILPWLGGDGDGVMTNALLWDGYSAAWPSNGPGAIGGQFQTIPAWGLPLINTLILLSSGVTLTIAHHALKAGQRTRLLVFQGLTVLLGCAFLYFQAEEYIHAYKELNLTLGSGIYGSTFFMLTGFHGAHVLLGTIMLLVMWLRSARGHFSRDNHFAFEAAAWYWHFVDVVWLALFLFVYVL from the coding sequence ATGGCCCAGCCCAGCACCGACGCCACTGCCTATTACGTGCCCAGCCACAGCCGCTGGCCGTTCATCGGCTCGATCGCGATGTTCGTGACCATGATCGGCGTGGCCAGTTGGCTCAACGACGCGGCCTGGGGCAAGTGGACCTTCTTCACCGGCATCGCGATGCTGATGGCGACCTTGTTCATGTGGTTCGGCGACGTGATCCGCGAATCGATCGCCGGGCACTACAACCGCCAGGTCGATGTGTCGTTCCGCATGGGCATGGTCTGGTTCATCTTTTCCGAAGTGATGTTCTTCGGCGCGTTCTTCGGCGCGCTGTTCTACACCCGCACCTTCATCCTGCCGTGGCTGGGCGGCGACGGCGACGGGGTGATGACCAACGCGCTGCTGTGGGACGGCTATTCGGCGGCCTGGCCGAGCAACGGCCCGGGCGCGATCGGCGGCCAGTTCCAGACCATCCCGGCGTGGGGCCTGCCGCTGATCAACACGCTGATCCTGCTCAGCTCCGGCGTGACCCTGACCATCGCCCACCATGCACTGAAGGCCGGCCAGCGCACGCGGTTGCTGGTGTTCCAGGGGCTGACCGTGCTGTTGGGCTGTGCCTTCCTGTACTTCCAGGCCGAGGAATACATCCACGCCTACAAGGAACTCAACCTGACCTTGGGCTCGGGCATCTACGGCTCGACCTTCTTCATGCTCACCGGCTTCCACGGCGCGCACGTGCTGCTGGGCACGATCATGCTGCTGGTGATGTGGCTGCGCTCGGCGCGCGGGCATTTCAGCCGCGACAACCACTTCGCCTTCGAAGCGGCGGCGTGGTATTGGCACTTCGTGGACGTGGTGTGGCTGGCGTTGTTTTTGTTTGTTTATGTGTTGTGA
- a CDS encoding COX15/CtaA family protein, protein MNLFAPPALFRHFHRMAWLAALFTASTIMFGSFVRLSDAGMSCPDWPTCYGRVTWPQSSAEANAHAASAIRPLETHKAWREQVHRFLAGALGVEVLVLSLLAARRRRLGIARIVGAALLVALSIPLYMSGWPSLAMALAGAGEAILLLAALRWSNADLARAAVLTLAVVIFQALLGMWTVTLLLKPIVVMGHLLGGLLMFSLLVWMAWRATHLPITLADASRLKWLLRLGVALLALQIALGGWVSANYAALACGGGSWSADNFPRCVSQWWPPHDFRAGFTLWRGIGVDYEGGVLDGAARIAIQMAHRMMALLVAAYLLWLGWRLSRSPGMRGWAAALALLLVAQVSLGIFNVKLALPLPVAVLHNAGAVALLFVLVSLLARLRAPQ, encoded by the coding sequence ATGAACCTGTTCGCGCCACCGGCGCTGTTTCGACACTTCCATCGCATGGCCTGGCTGGCGGCGCTGTTCACCGCCAGTACGATCATGTTCGGTTCGTTCGTGCGCCTGTCCGATGCGGGCATGAGCTGCCCGGACTGGCCGACCTGCTATGGCCGGGTGACCTGGCCGCAGAGCAGCGCAGAGGCCAACGCGCACGCGGCCAGCGCGATCCGCCCGCTGGAAACCCACAAGGCCTGGCGCGAGCAGGTGCACCGCTTCCTGGCCGGGGCGCTGGGCGTGGAAGTGCTGGTGCTGTCGCTGCTGGCCGCGCGCCGGCGGCGCCTGGGCATCGCCCGGATCGTCGGTGCCGCGCTGCTGGTGGCGTTGTCGATTCCGCTGTACATGTCCGGCTGGCCGTCGCTGGCGATGGCGCTGGCCGGCGCTGGCGAAGCGATCCTGCTGCTGGCGGCGTTGCGCTGGTCCAATGCCGACCTGGCGCGCGCGGCGGTGCTGACCCTGGCGGTGGTGATCTTCCAGGCGCTGCTCGGCATGTGGACGGTGACCCTGCTGCTCAAGCCGATCGTGGTGATGGGGCATCTGCTCGGCGGCCTGCTGATGTTCTCGCTGCTGGTGTGGATGGCCTGGCGCGCCACCCACCTGCCGATCACCCTGGCCGATGCGTCGCGGCTGAAGTGGCTGTTGCGCCTGGGCGTGGCGCTGCTGGCGCTGCAGATCGCGCTCGGCGGCTGGGTCAGCGCCAACTACGCGGCGCTGGCCTGCGGCGGCGGCAGCTGGTCGGCCGACAACTTCCCGCGCTGCGTCAGCCAATGGTGGCCGCCGCACGATTTCCGCGCAGGCTTCACCCTGTGGCGCGGCATCGGCGTGGACTACGAAGGCGGCGTGCTCGACGGCGCGGCGCGCATCGCGATCCAGATGGCGCACCGGATGATGGCGCTGCTGGTGGCGGCCTACCTGCTGTGGCTGGGCTGGCGGCTGAGCCGTTCGCCGGGTATGCGCGGCTGGGCGGCGGCGCTGGCATTGTTGCTGGTGGCGCAGGTCAGCCTGGGCATCTTCAACGTCAAGCTGGCGCTGCCGCTGCCGGTGGCGGTGCTGCACAACGCCGGCGCGGTGGCGCTGCTGTTCGTGCTGGTGTCGCTGCTGGCGCGCCTGCGGGCGCCGCAATGA
- a CDS encoding thioredoxin family protein, which translates to MRRRFRLSVMTSASLAATLVLGGCDKPPAPAKPQAVAPAKAPDSAGIAWREGDVEDAFAEAREQNKPLLLYWGAAWCPPCNHLKATLFKDPAFIARTRAFVAVHLDGDSKGAQAWGERFGILGYPTIIVLRPDRSEITRLAGGSDTASLAEALRVAATRTTTSAQLLQKAMQAPATLSADDWTLLSGYSWTADASSVVKPEQTAGVLAKLAAAAPQPALQRQFALLALAAQEPDKAGAIDARQRAANRRLLLTVLADPAEVRANHTSLTYSTRELVQAAATDAAERGKLSDALSHTLDQIYADSSLPINDRLGTAIAEVELAWLAQGKPADPGNGPYPPLPAAVVAKVQQRVQWAQQAAKTDAERQSTISTAASLLDIAGDSAGAEQLLLAELGRSKTPYYYMPELADLAEKRGDKQTALYWLKKAYESAEGPATRVQWGVLYVDGLIRLQPDNAAAIEAAAGQVIGELAGQPGGYHQRTKQRFDTLAKALQGWSKGHGGSAVLARLQHKMQENCGSQDRDSCQHWLS; encoded by the coding sequence ATGCGCCGTAGATTCCGCCTTTCCGTGATGACGTCCGCCAGCCTGGCCGCAACCCTCGTGCTGGGCGGCTGCGACAAGCCGCCCGCACCGGCCAAGCCGCAGGCTGTCGCGCCGGCCAAAGCGCCGGACAGCGCCGGCATCGCCTGGCGCGAGGGCGACGTCGAGGATGCCTTCGCCGAAGCACGCGAGCAGAACAAGCCGTTGCTGCTGTACTGGGGCGCCGCCTGGTGCCCGCCGTGCAACCATCTCAAGGCCACGCTGTTCAAGGATCCGGCCTTCATCGCCCGTACCCGTGCCTTCGTCGCGGTGCACCTGGACGGCGATTCGAAAGGCGCGCAAGCCTGGGGCGAACGCTTCGGCATCCTGGGCTATCCCACCATCATCGTGCTGCGTCCGGATCGCAGCGAGATCACCCGCCTGGCCGGCGGAAGCGACACCGCCAGCCTGGCCGAGGCCCTGCGCGTAGCGGCGACCCGCACCACCACCTCGGCGCAGCTGCTGCAAAAAGCGATGCAGGCGCCAGCCACGCTGAGCGCCGACGATTGGACTCTGCTCAGCGGCTACAGCTGGACAGCCGACGCCAGCAGCGTGGTCAAGCCCGAACAGACCGCTGGCGTGCTCGCGAAACTGGCTGCCGCCGCCCCGCAACCGGCCCTGCAACGCCAATTCGCACTGCTGGCGCTGGCTGCGCAGGAGCCGGACAAGGCTGGTGCCATCGACGCCAGGCAACGCGCCGCCAACCGCCGCCTGCTGCTGACGGTCCTCGCCGATCCGGCCGAAGTCCGCGCCAACCACACCTCGCTGACCTACTCGACGCGCGAACTGGTGCAGGCCGCGGCGACCGACGCTGCCGAACGCGGCAAATTATCCGACGCGCTGAGCCACACATTGGATCAGATCTACGCCGACAGCAGCCTGCCGATCAATGATCGCCTGGGGACTGCCATCGCGGAAGTGGAACTGGCATGGCTGGCACAAGGCAAGCCGGCCGACCCGGGCAATGGGCCGTATCCGCCCCTGCCGGCCGCGGTGGTCGCCAAGGTGCAGCAGCGCGTGCAGTGGGCACAACAGGCGGCCAAGACCGACGCCGAACGCCAGTCCACGATCAGCACTGCCGCCAGCCTGCTCGACATCGCCGGCGACAGTGCCGGCGCCGAACAGCTGCTGTTGGCCGAACTGGGGCGCAGCAAGACGCCGTACTACTACATGCCGGAACTGGCCGACCTGGCCGAGAAGCGCGGCGACAAGCAGACCGCGCTGTACTGGTTGAAGAAGGCCTACGAGAGCGCCGAAGGCCCCGCCACCCGGGTGCAGTGGGGCGTGCTCTACGTCGATGGCCTGATCCGGCTGCAGCCGGACAATGCGGCCGCGATCGAGGCCGCCGCCGGCCAGGTCATCGGCGAACTGGCCGGGCAGCCCGGCGGCTATCACCAGCGCACCAAGCAGCGCTTCGATACGCTGGCCAAGGCGCTGCAGGGCTGGAGCAAGGGCCATGGCGGCAGCGCCGTGCTCGCACGCCTGCAGCACAAGATGCAGGAAAACTGCGGCAGCCAGGACCGCGACAGCTGCCAGCACTGGCTCAGCTGA
- the coxB gene encoding cytochrome c oxidase subunit II: protein MATAAALAAPLAWAQSADPKPWQLNMGRGVTQSARNAYDSNMLSLWICAVIGVLVFGAMGYAMFKFRKSKGAVAAQFSHNTKAEVIWTVIPVLILIAMAWPATAKLIAMYDTRDAELTVKVTGYQWMWRYEYLGENVTFTSRLARDSDRMRQSGQVPTPQSNPHYLLDVDNRLVLPVNTKVRFVITSDDVIHAWWVPALGWKQDAIPGIINEAWTDIDTPGVYRGQCAELCGKDHGFMPIVVEAMSKQDFQKWLAARKPAPAAAPAAPATAPAAPAAADAPAPAPAAPPQALLPRLRSGSHLTVQAA from the coding sequence ATGGCAACGGCGGCAGCGCTGGCGGCACCGTTGGCGTGGGCGCAATCGGCCGACCCGAAACCCTGGCAATTGAACATGGGCCGCGGCGTCACCCAGAGCGCGCGCAACGCTTACGATTCGAACATGCTGTCGCTGTGGATCTGCGCGGTCATCGGCGTGCTGGTGTTCGGCGCGATGGGCTATGCGATGTTCAAGTTCCGCAAGTCCAAGGGCGCGGTCGCGGCGCAGTTCAGCCACAACACCAAGGCCGAGGTGATCTGGACGGTGATTCCGGTGCTGATCCTGATCGCCATGGCGTGGCCGGCCACCGCCAAACTCATCGCCATGTACGACACCCGCGACGCCGAGCTGACGGTCAAGGTCACCGGCTACCAGTGGATGTGGCGCTACGAGTACCTGGGCGAGAACGTCACCTTCACCAGCCGCCTGGCGCGCGATTCGGACCGCATGCGCCAGAGCGGCCAGGTGCCGACCCCGCAAAGCAATCCGCACTACCTGCTCGACGTGGACAACCGGCTGGTGCTGCCGGTGAACACCAAGGTGCGTTTCGTGATCACCTCCGATGATGTGATCCACGCCTGGTGGGTGCCGGCGCTGGGCTGGAAGCAGGACGCCATCCCCGGGATCATCAACGAAGCCTGGACCGACATCGACACGCCCGGCGTGTACCGCGGCCAGTGCGCGGAACTGTGCGGCAAGGACCACGGTTTCATGCCGATCGTGGTCGAGGCGATGTCCAAGCAGGACTTCCAGAAGTGGCTGGCGGCACGCAAGCCGGCCCCGGCGGCGGCTCCGGCTGCCCCGGCCACCGCGCCCGCCGCGCCGGCGGCTGCGGATGCGCCCGCGCCCGCGCCGGCCGCGCCGCCACAGGCCCTGCTGCCCCGTCTTCGTTCCGGCTCACACCTGACCGTGCAAGCCGCCTGA
- a CDS encoding bile acid:sodium symporter family protein, translated as MSLLKKLRIEPFTLALLGTVLLASLLPVRRQAAATMDDVTDIAIAALFFLHGARLSREAIVAGALHWRLHLTILAATFVLFPLLGLLLKPLSHWLLTPQLYIGVLFLCALPSTVQSSIAFTSMAGGNVPAAVCSASLSSLLGVFLTPLLMGLLAGAQSAMADPLQAMGKIMLQLLVPFVAGHLLRPWIGAWVERRRAVLRYTDQGVILLVVYTAFSAAVIEGLWRKTPLPALLGVALVAALLLALAMGLISFAARRLGFGRRDEIPIVFCGSKKSLATGVPMAKVLFASGSLGAIVLPVMIYHQIQLIVCAFVAQRYARDDKAAKPG; from the coding sequence TGCTGCCGGTGCGCCGGCAGGCCGCGGCGACCATGGACGACGTCACCGACATCGCCATCGCCGCGCTGTTCTTCCTGCACGGCGCGCGCCTGTCGCGCGAGGCGATCGTCGCCGGCGCGCTGCACTGGCGCCTGCACCTGACCATCCTCGCCGCCACCTTCGTGCTGTTCCCGCTGCTGGGACTGCTGCTCAAGCCGCTGTCGCACTGGCTGCTGACCCCGCAGCTGTACATCGGCGTGCTGTTCCTGTGCGCGCTGCCGTCCACCGTGCAGTCGTCGATCGCATTCACCTCGATGGCCGGCGGCAACGTGCCGGCGGCGGTGTGCAGCGCCTCGCTGTCGAGCCTGCTCGGGGTGTTCCTGACGCCGCTGCTGATGGGCCTGCTGGCCGGCGCGCAAAGCGCGATGGCCGATCCGCTGCAGGCGATGGGCAAGATCATGCTGCAGCTGCTGGTGCCGTTCGTCGCAGGCCACCTGCTGCGGCCCTGGATCGGCGCCTGGGTCGAGCGGCGCCGCGCGGTGCTGCGCTATACCGACCAGGGGGTGATCCTGCTGGTGGTGTACACCGCCTTCAGCGCCGCGGTGATCGAGGGCCTCTGGCGCAAGACGCCGTTGCCGGCGCTGCTCGGCGTGGCGCTGGTCGCCGCGCTGCTGCTGGCGCTGGCGATGGGGCTGATCAGCTTCGCCGCGCGGCGGCTGGGCTTCGGCCGCCGCGACGAAATCCCGATCGTGTTCTGCGGCTCGAAGAAGAGCCTGGCCACCGGCGTACCGATGGCCAAGGTGCTGTTCGCCAGCGGCAGCCTGGGCGCGATCGTGCTGCCGGTGATGATCTACCACCAGATCCAGCTGATCGTCTGCGCCTTCGTCGCGCAGCGCTACGCACGCGATGACAAGGCCGCCAAGCCCGGCTGA